The genomic window CACTGTGAATACATTATGTTATACATTACCCAGCTGTAGATATAGTAGAGTATGTAAATACAGTATCGGACAAACAATGAACCACAGAGTGAGTTGTATGCTATGAACCTGTCATGTTCTGAGTGTGTGATTCACCTTCTGCCAGACGTAGGCCTCATGCAGAGTGATAATTTCGTGCCCACGGTGCTCACCCTGTACGGCACACACCACGCAGATTATCTTCTCGTCTGGTTTACAGTAGAGTGAGCCTTCCTGTCCATGCTCCTTGCAGCGCAGTCTCTCTACTGTCACAGTGTCCCTCTTCCCAGCCTGTCCAGCAGCCATAGCCTCCTCCCCTGCCTCTGCACCCTCAGCTCCATCACCCAACTCAGCCTCCAGTGGCAAACCATTCTTggctccctctctttcctcggCATCACCGCTCTCATCTGCGTCAGCCACTGCAAGTGCTGCTATGGCCTGGTTCACACCAATTCCAGCTCCCCTCTCCACCTCATTCTCATCCTCGGCTCCAGCTGGGACTCTGGGATCTCTGTTTGAGCCAATACCATTAGCTTGTGTCCCCTCATGGTTATATGGTGTAAGCGGGTGATGTGTGCTGCTGGCGTGTTTGTCAGCATGGAGAGGGCAGAAGGCGAAGCTGCAGGTGTGGCACACTTGTGTGGCCGGTTGGGCTTCATCGGGCTCACACGCATCACATGATCCATCCATCTGCGGCAGGTCCTCCTGTTTCAGCACCATGCCTCCTTCCTGGGGTTCCCCTTTGTAGTCCATGGTGGCTGCTGAAAATAATTCTGGGGACCAGAAGAGTACGTCTATTAGGAGACACACAAAGTAGAGGACAGGTTATTAATAGATGTGACCTTCTGTGAAAGGTTCTCATGTTTGCACAGGGGAAAGTCCAAGATCCTCAGGACTAATACCCTCTGATATAATATTCCCACAACTGATGATGTATGGATGGCGCCAAAGTCCACAGCAAACAACATCTGGAGCAACTCTATTACACAAAGACGCATCATTCTGCAGGGGCGATAAAGACCCCATCTGCAGTCACTGAACAGTCTCGCTTTGTTTTAATGACTCTCaagcagagagtgtgtgtacacCCGTACCCTCAGCATGTTCTCTCACCTCCCTCTGACACACAATGTCTTTTTACCCTCCCGCCCTACTTTCAGCCCACTCTGCGGGAGTGAAGCCGAAAGACTGGAAGGGAGAGCCGCTGCATGCCTGTGCACAGagctttgtttttgtactttttcccCACGgctgacacacaaacaaccaGTTAGAAAAAAAGTGCTGTAATGCAGAGAAAACTCCCTCTCATCCCCTTTTACCACCCCTGTACTGCTATTTCTCTCTATCTgactcacaaacacagacattttcttcctcatcctATGGGGCTtaacagtgtgtaactgacTGCAGTGTGTACTTACTCGTCTTTGTCTTCCTCTTGcccctctgttttgttttgtttttgttttctgtctagGCAGTGATTTAAGATAATATGGAGTCAGTGGAGGTATTAGCTTAACGGCTAACTTCCTTAGCACAGTCGTGGTGCTTTTGAATCGATTACTGAGCTGTCGACTGATCCACTTTCACTTTACAGGAGAAGAGGAGACTCCAGCTAAGATCCGACAGCATTTACTTCCTTATTTTCATCTGCTGTTGTATGCTTTTTTCTCGACTTCCTGCGTGTAgttttccgtgtgtgtgtgtgtgtacacaagcGACGCAGATACGCAGAGGTTGAAGAGAGAAAACCCGTTTGACAACAATAACAAAGACAGAGTAGATGTCAAAAACCTGAGccatgaggaaggaagggattcAACAGCCGTAATGTTTAACTAAATCTTATGTCATTGCCTACTTGCTTTCAATTGCAGAGGCACAGTGTTATAATTGTGTAACTATTTACTTACCCTACAACTACTCAGAGTGATTTATTCACGGTAATGATGCGTTCAAGTGCTCCTCGGATGGTCTCCTTTCCAAGTTGGGAAGTCGTTCTCCCGATTTTGGTGTGTTCATAAACGTTTATGTCGTATTGTGGAAACAACATTGACGCTACAAAAGGAGATGTGTTGTTCGTAGCATCCATGAGCAAGACAGTTGTTACTGCACCCGAAAATCAATATTCTATTGCTTAACTTGTCTTGTTATCAGCGTAAATGCTAATAAATAACTGTTATGACTAGTAGGTCACTCTAAGTGGACATGTTTAAGCTTAAATGTATATGCTATGCGACACGTGATTAGCTAGTTCAAAGTGTATCGCCATCAACCAAACATTTACGTTCGTTCGTTCATTTTTCTGCGTATATGACTTATGACAGCAAGTCGTGTACCAAATGTTTCCCCGTTTTCGCCAACTTTCCGAGTCGTTGTTCCGACTTGAGGGGGCGTTCACGTGAATGTCCCCAGTTAACTCATTTTTCCGATTATTCCGACACCACCTGAATGCCACATAATAATGTTTCTTGTGGCATTTccaaaaaaactgcagtttCTTCATGTTGTGTCAGACATCATCAATTATATTATGTCCAGTGGACAGATACGtagatttaatatatatatttttaacgATGGTATTTCATATTGTACCTAGTCTACTacctctcttttccttcctgtctttttctctcttcaaaaTACAAAACCCCCCCATGGTTACTTGCCATATGGACCTCAAAcctgtaaatattgtaaatatattcCACTGAAAATTCATACAATGTGCCTGAAACCttgctttgtgttgtgttgtaagAGATGTACACTCATGGTTTCACCTAATGCATTTTATTCTGAATTCACCTGGTCATATCTGCTAAAGTGTCAGATATCAAATGTGCAAAACTGTGCACTcctgttgtttctttttgtagcacaaattcaaaatacaacatattgaGGGAACTTGATCTTACCAATTGCACATGttttaaacagctttaataTAACTAATTTAGTGCAATTCAAAAGCATGAACAGCTTTCAGAGACCTGAGATATTGGTGCTGTGAACAGGAATTTTCTTAAGAGCAGTGAATTGGACTTAATTGGGCTCAATTTGATTTGAGACTTTTCCCaaaagacttttttaaaaagctctgaTTGGCAGGCATTCAAAATAAGATGTTGTCAGATGGTcaggtgttttttcccccaaatcagtcttgtttattttttatctctaaatgtaattataatcaTAGGGTGCAAAGGCCTCATATGTAAAAATGAGATGGTTTCCATGGAGGATGAGGCAAAGTGAGTGAGCAAAAGCGTGTGCTTATATCACACAGTGCAATCGTATTTTCCTTATgagaatttaaaatgtgttgaaactAGAGCATATCATTGGACTTAAGAAATTACAAGAAAGTTAGGAAAGCTTCTGCTGGAAGAGtaaacaaaatgtgtattttaacaCTGATACTAATGGAAATTTCTAATTACGTTTCTAATTCTGCTTTCCACTTCTGTTCATGTCCTTACCCTCCATAAACCAGCACTGAGAGACAATGGAACAGGATTAGAGGTCTggagagggagacaaagagaTGAGGAAAAACAAGCTGTTCTCTGTAGAGAGATCTAAAGAGGCTATTGAGCTGGGCTTCATACCAGCAGTATTTGGCAAATAATTGTTGACTGTTACTCTGATTTGAGTGGCACACTATAAATAACCATAAACCACATTCCAAGGAAGCCTTGAGCATCCACTCGATATGGATGATGGTGCCGCTTTTGCCAAAGTTTATGAGCTGTTTTGAAGAGAATTGCTATTATAGAAAGATTGCCAAAAGACAATATTTATCATAAGACGGAAAGGATGActcaatgaaaacatatttcactGGCAAAGTCAAATTTGCCTTGGCATCAGACTTGCTTAAGCCATACTAATGTACTGACTAAAACTGTTTCCAGAGCACATTTTATTGTAACCGATGTATGATTGTGATTAGAGTTGTAGTTGTAATTGAGAACACACACTGTTTTACCACACACATCACAGCAAGTTCACATCTAACCATCATATGCTGTTGTACCACACTGCATTGTAAGTGTGAAGTTGAACTGTCACCTGACTTATGTCACAATCTTTCACTGCATTAAACTCTGCTGTGCAGAGAAAGGCAGCATCATCTTGAACACTGCGTTTAattcaaaacaattaaaaggCTCATTGACTTGCAGTTCATTTAAATAAGCAcccaatataaataaaatatgtggcTACTGATAGGAACATTGACTTTTTCCTTCTCTACCCGGGGATTGCAGAGAAACAAAATGTGATACGCAATAGGAGCTAAATATGTTTACCTAAATTGTGTTTCTACAGCTCAGAAAAGCCTGTGCATGGAAGCTGGCAACACAAACATCAAGCTCTCAGAAATGCTAGCCAAGAGTGACGGGGGGAGCTTTGGCAGACAAGCAGAGTAGACAGAAAACACTTACCTAATGCCTCagttttaacattgttttattggCTTGAGGTCAGTTGTTTGTCTTGAGATGCAATGTCCTTTAACACAgcgccatctctctctctctctctctctctctctctctctctctctctctctctctctctctctctctctctctctctctctctctctctctctctctctctctctctctctcacctctctctctctctttttacactttatctgttaatatttcagtctgtCTCCTCATTTGCCCTGTGCGTCATTCTCAGGATTCTCCTGACTTTTCCACAACTCCCATAGCCTGTCATAGCTGTGAATCATAAAACAGAATCAACATGCTGTGTTGCAAGGTTGTTTGTGGATTCCTGAACTGCATCGCATCAAAGTAGGATAACTAAATTTTGCTGAATAAAACCTCTAATCCCTTCAAATTGGGAACATGCActaaaattaagaaaaatgggTAAAATAGTAATCCTACTGAGTGAGATAGGCTCCATATGGTGCAGCAGTTTCCtggtaatgtttgttttctgtgtgtgtgtctgtatgtaggGCATGGTAGGAGAAGGACAGATGTCAAGACAGATATGGGGCAATGAATAGTGAGATACAGGTGATAGAAGAACGATTTGTGCAGGGAGAGTGCAAATAAAGAACAGAGAGATACTGTAAAATCAAGATATTACAATATTCTCCcaagaatataaatatgtacataaCATAAATGAACAATACCCACAGCACTACAGTACTTAAATCTGCAAGAAAACtgtgttacatactgtatataatgctAATCAAAATAGGTTATTTTTTCTGCATACATTTGCTTGATTTCCAGGCAGATATAATAAAAACTCAGTAAGTTTGCATccataattaaatgaatatgtaatgGAAACTTCACAAAATTATCTAAATTGCCCACTTCTCCCCTTCTTTAATTTCTATTCAGGGTCACAGGATTGCAATTTGTCCCACTGTGCATCTCAGCCCACTTGTTTGATTACAGGCTCATAGCTGATTCTTTAATCATGCAGCAAACGTTAATGGGTGATCAGGCACTATCAGGGTAACATGTACAGGAGTACAGTTGTTTGTGATCTGattacatacatgcatacatgtttttttaaagtttctattttctttaaattcCTAAAGATCCTACAGATGAAGGAAAATTTGGTACAggtctgaatgtttgaccccaaCAGTTaggggatctggtggctctgttatgctgtgggtgGCATTTTGCTGGCAGGGTTTGGGTCCAGTTGTCCCCTTAGAGGGAAGgatcactgcaaatcaatacaaagttgttctgagtgatcacctttatactgtgatgaaacatttatttcctgaTGGGagctcttccaggatgacaatgtcCCCATCCAAAGGCCACGAAGGGTCACTGAACAGTTTgatgagaatgaaaataatgcaaataaaatgcCTTCACAATCACCAGATCTCCACCCAACTGAACGCCTATGGGAGATTTTAGCCTGACATGTTAGACACTGCTCtcccaccatcatcaaaacaacaaatgagagaatatcttttggaagagtGGTGTTCATCCCTCTAGTCGAGTCCTTTAATTTTCCAcctgtttgtatttcttttctcaCACATATTGTAAACTGTCAATGTCTGTCTCAGAACTACAGTCATACATTTCAAAATTATTATACTGTAGCCTTTATTTCACATTCCGTTGAATGGACTCTCTCATTAATACATCCAGAATGCTTTATCCTATGTATCACACAAAGCACCAACTCATTACTGTCTTCTGCCAAAGGGATAACTAGActaatctctctctgtctctccctcctctctctctctctctctctctctctctctctctctctctctctctctctctctctctctctcagcgaATAGGAGAAAAACATACTTTGAGAGCTCCCCCATGAACTTAGTGAGAGAGATTGGAGGCTGAGGAGAATACCACCTCCCACGATGGCGGTAAGGTGAATCTGAGTTAAGTTCTGAAATATGAGTGTACActtagaagtgtgtgtgtgtgtgcgctttcACACATTTAGCATTATTGAAATTTAGACCTTTAATGTGACTGCACATTTTCCCCCTCTGAATGGTTGGGATTTTTGCTGGTTCTTGCTTCTCAGAGGGCCTGCAGATTGGATTATGGGTCTGGGGTTAAGAAGTGGATAAAGTCAAAGTTTTTtataacaatacaaaaataatgagGCATAAATGCATTACTAAACTATGATATTATGGCTCAATACGACTCTTTGCAGATGGTACCACATTATTcacaatctttttcttttaacctcTATAAGGCCATTATGAGTTACAAATTCACTTTATAGCTCTTTCCTCTATTCCCTAGAAACACAGAATCAATACCTAGCTTTGGGGCAGCGGCCTTTCATCAATAAGTCATTTAATCAATGATCCCACAAGAGTGCTCCCTCACGTCTGTCTTTATAAGCCCAGCTTCTAACTTGGACTAGATTACTAGAAGAAAAatggacagaaaacagaagTTAGGGTAAATCACTGGATTATCTGAACCAAACTATTAAATTCTGACTCTTTGGGTTTGtttacattaaaaatcaaaatacTTACTACTCACTAATTGTGATCACTCAGTGAGTTCTTCCACTCAAATGATCCCTCTATTTGCCCATCCAGTGCGTCTTCAGATCCTATTGAATAAAATATTCTATCTGAATATGAACTCACAGAATTATAACAACATTAAGCAggttattgaaatattttagaAGATGACCAACAAGGGAAAGTATTAATTTTGTCTATTATGTCACCTTAATATTTGCCCTCTAAGGACTTGCCACACTGTAAAAGCTCACCTtctaaaaacacatattttacttttagaaaatgtccaaatttttTATGGACCCAGCATCTGGACCTGAAAGTTGTGTGTTTTGCACACTGATTATTAGTTAGCCATATTAAAACCTTTTCCAGGCCTCAATCAAGTGAAACTCCTAGCAGAAATGATTTCCCTAAACATTGAAGTAGAGGTGCAATAGTTAGCTgattagtcaattgacagaGAGTCAATGCAAATTATTCTGTAATTAATTGCAATCAATTTATTGTTTtgggtaaaaaataaaaatatctcattctagcttctcaaatgtcaatattttctaTGGGTTGGAGAAGTGGTCTGGATAGAAGAAGATATCTGAGGATGCCACCTTGAGATTTGGGACACAGTGATGATTTTTTGCCATctcctgacattttatttaccaaatgactcatcaattaatcaagaaaataatgaattgataataatacaaatctttagttgcagctctacactGAAGTATGACATTAGATTGTCGGGCAGGCATGAAGTGAGACCAAAATCACATAGCAGTGGAGATGAGATGAACCAGTGGAGCACAATCTTCCTTGGCATATATCCCCTCACCATCCCCCAACCCTGCCTCTCCTGTTTGATCCAAACATTACTCTTATCAGCCTCTTACACACACTCTGTGACCAGGGTAACTGTCTTACACCACTAGTCGGAGGGCTACGATGTGCAACCAGCAGTTTCCTGCGGCGTTCATGGTCCACTTTTGCTCAGTGCTGCAG from Scomber scombrus chromosome 6, fScoSco1.1, whole genome shotgun sequence includes these protein-coding regions:
- the trim44 gene encoding tripartite motif-containing protein 44 isoform X2 codes for the protein MDYKGEPQEGGMVLKQEDLPQMDGSCDACEPDEAQPATQVCHTCSFAFCPLHADKHASSTHHPLTPYNHEGTQANGIGSNRDPRVPAGAEDENEVERGAGIGVNQAIAALAVADADESGDAEEREGAKNGLPLEAELGDGAEGAEAGEEAMAAGQAGKRDTVTVERLRCKEHGQEGSLYCKPDEKIICVVCAVQGEHRGHEIITLHEAYVWQKNRQGYDLLGCTQQMAEKIKTKWTNPEMSTEELEEYVNVQFDELRRLVRLEEKRTLHLVDLKEAFLTASAAEKIAEITVQTERLQEEMANITHQLCLLEQVESQAVGPAAAAEVLAAGAAHRVPHDIEARPRSFCHQLA
- the trim44 gene encoding tripartite motif-containing protein 44 isoform X1, which codes for MDYKGEPQEGGMVLKQEDLPQMDGSCDACEPDEAQPATQVCHTCSFAFCPLHADKHASSTHHPLTPYNHEGTQANGIGSNRDPRVPAGAEDENEVERGAGIGVNQAIAALAVADADESGDAEEREGAKNGLPLEAELGDGAEGAEAGEEAMAAGQAGKRDTVTVERLRCKEHGQEGSLYCKPDEKIICVVCAVQGEHRGHEIITLHEAYVWQKNRQGYDLLGCTQQMAEKIKTKWTNPEMSTEELEEYVNVQFDELRRLVRLEEKRTLHLVDLKEAFLTASAAEKIAEITVQTERLQEEMANITHQLCLLEQVESQAVGPAAAAEVLAAGAAHRVPHDIEARPRLPEPRADPMDPRDFGDNDSGPSMDHAP